The Candidatus Deferrimicrobium sp. genome includes a region encoding these proteins:
- a CDS encoding archaemetzincin family Zn-dependent metalloprotease has protein sequence MRPVGAVDHAILEWLRKEMGDSLMSTVRTLPSIPVPPDSFEARRNQYYSTKILKEMLGDVPQDAMRLLGVTDKDLCIPILTYVFGEAQVGGTAAVVSLARLRQEHYGLAPDRPMLLERLRKESLHELGHTFGLFHCPSRDCVMHLSNTVMDVDIRGRDFCRGCQTVVASKTGAERRG, from the coding sequence ATCCGGCCTGTCGGGGCGGTGGATCACGCGATCCTCGAATGGCTGAGGAAAGAGATGGGTGACTCCCTCATGTCGACCGTGCGGACCCTGCCGTCGATCCCCGTTCCGCCCGATAGCTTTGAGGCCCGTCGGAACCAGTATTATTCGACGAAGATCCTCAAGGAGATGCTCGGGGACGTCCCGCAGGACGCGATGAGGCTCCTGGGGGTGACGGACAAGGATCTCTGTATCCCAATCCTGACGTACGTGTTCGGGGAAGCGCAGGTCGGGGGGACGGCCGCCGTCGTTTCCCTCGCGCGGCTGCGACAGGAGCATTACGGCCTGGCGCCGGACCGGCCGATGCTCCTGGAAAGACTTCGCAAGGAAAGCCTCCACGAGTTGGGCCACACGTTCGGTCTCTTTCATTGTCCATCGAGGGATTGCGTGATGCACCTTTCGAACACCGTGATGGACGTGGACATCAGGGGGCGGGACTTCTGCAGGGGTTGCCAGACGGTCGTAGCGTCCAAAACCGGGGCGGAGAGGCGGGGATGA